CAGCTCCTATTAAGTCACATTAGTAGAGGAGCAAATATACAAAGGAGATTAACTTATGAAGGATGCGTTAATGGAGAGATTAAAGATATTCCTTCATCGGGAGGATAATAGTACATTAGTAGGCATTCCGGCGAGCGAAGAGGAAATTGCTAAGGCACAGCAACAGCTGAATGTAAACTTTCATGAGTATTACTTACATTTTATAAGGACGTTTGGCGGAGCATATGCAGGTCTTGCGGTATATGCATTCTCTAATGGCTCTAGTCTCGGAAATGAAACGGTTGTTGATTTGACGTTGGGGTTCCGAGAGCAATTCAAGGAACTTCCCTTCGCAGAGGTTTTACGGACCAGTTATGTCATTTCTATGGATGGGTCCGGCGATCCGATTATCATCAATCAGTCAGGGAAGGTTTTCATCTGTTATCACGATACCGGGGAAATCAAGTTAGTAGCCGATTCATTCGAGGTGCTGATCGAGGATAATTTTTATGAATGGTGATTAGTTTAACCCGGTAGACCATCTACTCGCGGCGGTTCTGGTAATAAGCTAGTAAGGCTGGGGGCAAAGCGCCGCGGCAGACTTTTCGCCGGTAGACACGTTAAGCTGAATCTTACCATAAGTGAAGGCGAAAAATTTTGTTATTAGAAGTTTGGGAGAGTTGTTGGGTGTGAATATAGTGATATGACCTCTAAGACCTTTGGTTTTAGGGGTTATTCGTACTAGAGCTAGTCGATATTTTCACCAATAATTTTCCATAAAATGATATTATAGATGAAGGTGTTTTTTGGGATCATGAATAATACCAAGTCTAGAAAGTTTCAGAGGTTCGTAAATAATACGTTATGTGTAATTCCCTAAGTACTTTAATGACGTCAAATAAGTGGGTGTATGATGAATAGACATATCATCTATAAAGAAATAGAAAGCATCGCAAAGAATCATAATATTAGATTTGATGAGCAATATCTACGTTGTGGTCGAGGTTTAGACTGCGGTGAACTTTGTGTTGATTACTCAGTTCTTGAAGGCTATATCTTATTTTCTTATGACAGGGCTTCAAGAACATATTATTACTCAAGTAAAGATAAAGAAGAATTTTTGTACATTGTATTTGAACGTCTTTGTATTCATAACGGTTTTGAGTATGAGTTAAAGAACAGAAAGAGCTTAAATATTTTCTCCTATGAATTAAATGATGATACAAGAAAAGTAGCATTTGAATACTCATTAAAACAATTGAGAGAAATTTCAGTTGGTTGGATGGAAAGAACATTTTCTGAATACGAACGATTACTGAATATAAGGAGAACAAATAAGAATGTATATTTTGATAAACAAGAAATGATATTTAAGTCAAAATGAACGGTTACCATTATTTTACTCAATTTAGGGGCTGAGATGATGGACGAGAATAGGAAAGATGCGTTAGTAACACTGTGTATGTTAAAACTTCGTTTCCAGAATAAATTGCAAGTAAGCTTAAAGAACATACAAGATAAAATAAAAGGGTTAATTAATGAGGAAATAGATGAGCAATCTATTGTAGCTTCTGTTCAACGATTACGTGATAGGGGTCATGTTAGAGACAATGGTGAAAATTTACTATTGGGGTCAGGGATCGTGCATCATTATATAGAGGTTCTTCAATATGATGATGGAGTTAATATCGATGAAACCTTAGACATATTAGAGAATCGTATTCGCCATCATACAGAGCATAGGAGATACGACTTGTAAAACAGATATTTCAATCAGCGATTTATTTATAAAGATAAAGTGGAATCCAACTCCCTAACCGCATCGCTGCCGGCCCTTCGGACCTTAAGGGGGTTGTACGTCGTGAATACATGAACGTTATGCGAAAGATTAATATTCAGTATCAAAGTATAAGGGGACTATTATATGCAAATCAAACAGATAATTGTTTTAATTTTTTTGTTTTTTGTGGTAGCGTGCAGTAGTAAAAATACTCCTGACAACCAACCGTTAACACCCACCGGTGTAAATAACACAATAAATTCTGAACAGACTGCTATATCAGACGTAATTAAAAGCATGTTTGTAGAAGATAGTTATCCAGCTGAAATAATGACGATAGGGTTGCCTGGTAATATAAACGAAAGAGCTAATCAAATAACGTTAAAAATGCAAGATAGTATTAAAAACAATGAAGAATGGTATTTGACCACGCTGCAGAGTTTAAAAAAAGGCGCAGAATTTTCATATGATTCAAGGCTCGGAATAACAGAAGAAGAATATTCTTTCATTCTGAATCTGAATGACCATATGAAGTTAATTAAAATCGGGGAAACTACCATAGACATTCAATCAGAAAATAAGAATCTTAATTTTATGATTTCCAATTCTAGCGTGCTGAAAAATTTTGCTATTAATTTAGCCAAGAACTCTATTAACGCTGATCTAGGAGAATTTTCGTATAGTGGGAAAATAGTAGCTTCAGATCACCAAAAAATAACTGGAAGATGGAATGGTTATAGTTGGAGGTTAGAAGAAGGATATTCAAAAGCATTTCAAATATCCTTGGGGCAATTTAAGAATAATAATAAGAGAATCATTTACATAAAATTATTAGAGTTTGGTAAAGAATCTAAAGAAGAATTCTTGATATTTTAAATTCTAATCCTTCGCACAACACCTAAATTCAGGCTTCGGGACAAGCTAAGTTCCCTAACATCTCTAACTTATATTTATATTCTTGGGCTTGGTTGTGGCATCTGGAGCAAGAAAGAAGTAATTGATTGGTGTGACAAGGTAATTGAGTTAAAGCAAAAAAAGAACACAAAAAGAGCGCCCATTAAAAAGCCCATGAAAACAGGTTTTTTAACTGGCGCTCATCATCGAAATGATTCGCTTTTATCGTGGCTTGTATAAACCTAGGAAGCACCAGGCTCCCATTGTCGGTTTGTTTCATGGCCCCGGCCAAAGAAGTATAGAATTGTAAAATTTACAATCTCAGATTCATAGAATGATGTCAATGAGAATTATTGGGCAAAATTCCTATAGAGAAATGTCACGATTTGTCCACGTGTACAAGTCATATTTGGGGAAAATGTATTGCTGTCCGTGCCGCTGGTGATCCCTTTGCTAACTGCCCAGGTCACAGCTTGAGCATACTCCGCACTACTGGGTACATCGGCAAATTCGCTTGTCCCAGCGTCGGGCTTACCCGTAAGCTTCCATAAGTAGGTCACAGTCATGCTTCGGGTAGAGGGAGCATTTGCCCTAAACGTGGAACCAGAGACAAGACCCTTTTCATAGGCCCACAATGCAGCCTTATAATAGTAATTACTTTCCCTAACATCAGAAAAAGGATTGCTGATTGTAGGCTCAGGAGAGTTCTGGGCTTTCCAGAGCATCGTCAGTATTTCCCCCGTAGTGCTTACCTGGTTCGGGGAAAATGTGGTTGCGCTGGTGCCGGTGGTAATGCCTTCTTTGATTGCCCATATTATGGAGGTGGTATAGTAAGCGTTGGCGGCAACGTCATAAAAAGCGGTGGGAGGTTTCAACCTTGCCGTCAACTTGGAAAGCTTCACAGGGATGGTCTGCATGGAAAAGTTATATATATCCACACCGTTGCCTGTCACTGTTCCCAAGTTGCCGTAGCTGCTACGACCACCCAACCAGACGGAGCCATCCGTTTTGACGATAATGGTATGGAGGCTGCCACTGCTAATGGATGCCACGCCATCCATCAATTTGATAGGAATGGTCTGCACTGGAAAATCCCCATAACCCTGATTTCTTGTCCGGTCTCCGGTGTAACCGTTGCCTAACTGTCCGCTTTGATTGTCTCCGAACAACCACAGGGAGCCGTCTGTCTTGACGGCGGCGGTGTGACTTCCGCCCAAGCTAACGGTGGCCACATTGTCCATTACCTTAATAGGGACTGAGGATTCCTTTATCTCTAAGGAGCCGTTACCTAACTCCCCTACTCTGTTATCTCCCCACGTCCACAGAGTGCCATCTGTCTTAACTACGGCGGTGTGAATTGAGCCTAAGCTAACAGTGGTCACATTGTCCATCACCTTAATAGGGACTGAGGAATCCTTTAAGGAGCCGTTACCCAACTGTCCTTGTCCGTTACGTCCCCACATCCACAGAGTGCCATCGGTCTTGATGGCGGCAACGTGGCGGAATCCGCTGAGACTAACGGAAGCCACATTGTCCATCACCTTGATTGGAACTGCAGAATCTCCAGGTTTCCCCTTGCCTAACTGTCCGTAGTCATTAGCTCCCCACATCCAGAGGGAACCATCCGTTTTGATAGCGGCAGTATAGCCAGAAGTGAGAGAACTTCCTCCGAGACTAACAGCAGCGACTTTGTCCATCACCTTAACAGGGACTAAAGAATCCTTTTTGGAGCCGTTACCCAGCTGCCCGTTGTAGTTCTCCCCCCACATCCAGAGGGAGCCATCAGTCTTGATCGCAGCAGTGTTTTTCCCACCAGAACTGACAGAAACCACATTATCTAACACTTTTAT
This portion of the Cohnella abietis genome encodes:
- a CDS encoding SMI1/KNR4 family protein, which produces MKDALMERLKIFLHREDNSTLVGIPASEEEIAKAQQQLNVNFHEYYLHFIRTFGGAYAGLAVYAFSNGSSLGNETVVDLTLGFREQFKELPFAEVLRTSYVISMDGSGDPIIINQSGKVFICYHDTGEIKLVADSFEVLIEDNFYEW
- a CDS encoding Imm63 family immunity protein; translated protein: MMNRHIIYKEIESIAKNHNIRFDEQYLRCGRGLDCGELCVDYSVLEGYILFSYDRASRTYYYSSKDKEEFLYIVFERLCIHNGFEYELKNRKSLNIFSYELNDDTRKVAFEYSLKQLREISVGWMERTFSEYERLLNIRRTNKNVYFDKQEMIFKSK
- a CDS encoding RCC1 domain-containing protein, with protein sequence MKRKWLSLTLVLVLCLGLTVPVMASGTGTVNSPTAVSAGSDHSGVIDANGSLWMWGANTFGQLGNGGRGNAQTKGDFVYQTVPIKVLDNVVSVSSGGKNTAAIKTDGSLWMWGENYNGQLGNGSKKDSLVPVKVMDKVAAVSLGGSSLTSGYTAAIKTDGSLWMWGANDYGQLGKGKPGDSAVPIKVMDNVASVSLSGFRHVAAIKTDGTLWMWGRNGQGQLGNGSLKDSSVPIKVMDNVTTVSLGSIHTAVVKTDGTLWTWGDNRVGELGNGSLEIKESSVPIKVMDNVATVSLGGSHTAAVKTDGSLWLFGDNQSGQLGNGYTGDRTRNQGYGDFPVQTIPIKLMDGVASISSGSLHTIIVKTDGSVWLGGRSSYGNLGTVTGNGVDIYNFSMQTIPVKLSKLTARLKPPTAFYDVAANAYYTTSIIWAIKEGITTGTSATTFSPNQVSTTGEILTMLWKAQNSPEPTISNPFSDVRESNYYYKAALWAYEKGLVSGSTFRANAPSTRSMTVTYLWKLTGKPDAGTSEFADVPSSAEYAQAVTWAVSKGITSGTDSNTFSPNMTCTRGQIVTFLYRNFAQ